The Streptomyces sp. NBC_01244 genome contains a region encoding:
- a CDS encoding PadR family transcriptional regulator, protein MSIRHGLLALLERGPRYGSQLRTEFESRTGSTWPLNVGQVYTTLARLERDGLVAPGGEDTAGHTLYAITETGRHELREWYERPVDRANPPRDELAIKLAMAVGATGVDIRAVIQAQRHATVQAMQDYTRLKAQALAAIESGRGSERDDIAWLLVLEQLIFQTEAEARWLDHCESRLVRLSARGERAPAEAEPPEGHGTAPGATTAPTTPTTAPTTNTDRSLSRIARARRV, encoded by the coding sequence ATGTCGATCCGCCACGGCCTTCTCGCCCTGCTGGAACGGGGCCCCCGGTACGGCTCCCAGCTGCGCACCGAATTCGAGTCCCGCACCGGTTCCACCTGGCCGCTCAACGTCGGGCAGGTGTACACCACGCTCGCCCGGCTGGAGCGCGACGGCCTCGTCGCCCCCGGCGGCGAGGACACGGCCGGGCACACCCTGTACGCCATCACCGAGACCGGGCGCCACGAACTGCGCGAGTGGTACGAGCGTCCCGTCGACCGGGCCAACCCGCCCCGGGACGAGCTCGCCATCAAGCTCGCCATGGCCGTGGGCGCGACCGGCGTGGACATCCGCGCCGTCATCCAGGCCCAACGGCACGCCACCGTCCAGGCCATGCAGGACTACACCCGGCTCAAGGCGCAGGCGCTCGCGGCCATCGAGAGCGGGCGCGGCAGCGAGCGCGACGACATCGCCTGGCTGCTGGTCCTGGAACAGCTGATCTTCCAGACCGAGGCCGAGGCCCGCTGGCTCGACCACTGCGAGTCCCGGCTGGTACGGCTGTCCGCGCGCGGGGAGCGTGCGCCGGCCGAGGCCGAACCGCCCGAGGGCCACGGCACGGCCCCCGGGGCCACGACCGCCCCGACCACACCCACGACCGCACCCACGACCAACACCGACCGGTCTCTTTCCCGTATCGCCCGCGCGCGGCGGGTCTGA
- a CDS encoding NTP transferase domain-containing protein → MTYDAIVLAGGAASRLGGADKPGLLVGGRPLLDRVLDACADARTTVVVADRRQTSRPVHWAREDPPGGGPLAALDAGLRHTTAPLVLVLSADLPFLDRDTVHSLLGALDAPEQRARDGALLRDPGGRDQPLVAAYRAEPLRREIALLATEHGSVNGLPLRALTAELDLAPVTATAPLASFDCDTWDDLAAARARIREHGTVLEQWITAVKNELGIDVAVDTKTLLDLARDAAHGVARPAAPLTTFLVGYAAAHAEATGADPEQAVAEASRKAAELALRWAAEGEAAEAAGREATGPEATGSG, encoded by the coding sequence ATGACCTACGACGCCATCGTCCTGGCCGGCGGCGCCGCAAGCCGACTCGGCGGAGCCGACAAACCCGGCCTGCTCGTCGGCGGCCGCCCCCTCCTCGACCGCGTCCTGGACGCCTGCGCGGACGCCCGCACCACCGTCGTCGTAGCCGACCGCAGGCAGACGTCCCGGCCCGTGCACTGGGCCCGGGAGGACCCCCCGGGCGGCGGCCCCCTCGCCGCGCTGGACGCCGGGCTGCGGCACACCACCGCCCCGCTGGTCCTCGTACTCTCCGCCGATCTGCCGTTCCTGGACCGGGACACGGTCCACTCCCTGCTCGGAGCCCTCGACGCGCCCGAGCAGCGCGCCCGGGACGGAGCCCTGCTCCGGGACCCGGGCGGCCGCGACCAGCCCCTGGTCGCCGCGTACCGCGCCGAGCCCCTGCGCAGGGAAATCGCCCTGCTGGCCACCGAACACGGCTCGGTGAACGGCCTCCCCCTGCGCGCCCTCACCGCCGAGCTCGACCTCGCCCCGGTCACCGCGACCGCGCCGCTCGCCTCCTTCGACTGCGACACCTGGGACGATCTCGCCGCCGCCCGCGCCCGAATCAGAGAGCATGGAACCGTGCTGGAGCAATGGATCACCGCCGTCAAGAACGAGCTGGGCATCGACGTCGCCGTCGACACCAAGACCCTGCTCGACCTCGCCCGTGACGCCGCGCACGGCGTCGCCCGGCCCGCCGCCCCGCTGACGACCTTCCTCGTCGGCTACGCGGCGGCCCACGCCGAAGCCACCGGCGCCGACCCCGAGCAGGCCGTGGCCGAGGCCTCCCGCAAGGCCGCCGAACTGGCCCTGCGCTGGGCCGCGGAAGGCGAAGCCGCGGAAGCCGCCGGTCGCGAGGCCACCGGTCCCGAAGCGACCGGCTCCGGATGA
- a CDS encoding ABC transporter permease translates to MISSYHSWIAAIRIARRDAWRSKGRSALVLAMIALPIVGVSAVDLTIRSSELSTEQRLDRVLGAADAKLTSPHMDAPLYQSPDAQSYAPVGGYEKYEKSADGRDKPAAAPEFPAGAQAVKDSKAYAKVRSRYGILDAELREVDPTSPLIKGLWTLERGRLPQAPGEVLATGAFLEESGYFLGSSVTPRESTTSYKIVGVYEMPDNLHNSQLLALPGTLLAPLDRDRRAAGGTGLDPQDEYLVKVGGEGFTWNMVKEANAKLHLVVESRVVLLDPPADSEVPLYTQQPKDMWQPGVSLGATELAIVSTIVGLAMLEICLLAGPAFAVGARRSRRQLGLVGANGGDRRHIRAIVLSGGLVIGAAAAVIGTVIGIALTVGLRPVLEDTIGKRFGSFDVRPLELLAIGLLAILTGLLAAIVPAVNASRQTVLASLTGRRGVRRANRVLPVLGLIAIAGGAAIALFGSVSEMGSTVVAGGSAIAELGVVALTPTLVGLFGRAGRWLPLSPRLALRDAVRNRGRTAPAVAAVLAAVAGTVAVATYQHSREIQARHEYVAQLPYGAGLIESNEFTAYRDVPAVRETLSKELPLAVRADVDRLVVGKPGCSPYGDDAECGMAEVIIPKEQRCPLYSAVNGPESFSLAERKKLRADWRCQYDRFGVQYSLVVADAKLMTVLGVEDPGAAAALKAGKAVSFKKQNVRDDKVTVRLFKGRGESAPGAAPDEPPPGKDKVFAAYQVPESVKGYGVELVLPPAAAKSAGIATVPFGSYFTLDGGASSEQRQRLEGALDKLGVDTSVRIEKGYEGDDSLVMLVLTVFAGLVTIGAAGIATGLAQADAEGDLKTLAAVGAPPRVRRTLSGFQCGVVALMGVVLGSAAGILPAVGLRLTERRAAADLVRNGIENGYEAATEAIPYIPIAVPWTTLGGLLIVVPVGAALLAALVTRSSGALARREV, encoded by the coding sequence GTGATCTCCTCGTACCACTCCTGGATCGCGGCGATCCGGATAGCCCGCCGCGACGCCTGGCGCTCCAAGGGCCGCAGTGCCCTCGTCCTGGCCATGATCGCCCTGCCGATCGTCGGCGTGAGCGCCGTCGACCTCACCATCCGCAGCTCGGAGCTCTCCACCGAGCAGCGCCTCGACCGGGTGCTCGGCGCCGCCGACGCCAAGCTGACCTCGCCCCACATGGACGCGCCGCTCTACCAGAGCCCCGACGCGCAGAGCTACGCCCCGGTCGGCGGCTACGAGAAGTACGAAAAGAGCGCGGACGGCCGGGACAAGCCCGCCGCCGCGCCCGAATTCCCGGCCGGAGCGCAGGCCGTCAAGGACAGCAAGGCCTACGCCAAGGTCCGCAGCCGCTACGGGATCCTGGACGCCGAGCTCCGCGAGGTGGACCCGACGAGCCCGCTGATCAAGGGCCTGTGGACGCTGGAGCGGGGCCGGCTGCCGCAGGCTCCCGGAGAGGTCCTCGCCACCGGTGCCTTCCTGGAGGAGTCCGGGTACTTCCTCGGCTCCAGCGTGACCCCGCGCGAGTCGACCACCTCGTACAAGATCGTCGGCGTCTACGAGATGCCCGACAACCTGCACAACTCACAGCTCCTGGCCCTGCCGGGGACCCTGCTGGCCCCGCTCGACCGGGACCGCAGGGCCGCCGGCGGCACGGGGCTGGACCCCCAGGACGAGTACCTGGTGAAGGTCGGCGGCGAAGGTTTCACGTGGAACATGGTCAAGGAGGCCAACGCCAAGCTGCACCTCGTCGTCGAATCGCGCGTCGTGCTGCTCGACCCGCCGGCCGACTCCGAGGTGCCGCTCTACACCCAGCAGCCCAAGGACATGTGGCAGCCCGGCGTCAGCCTCGGAGCCACCGAACTGGCCATCGTCTCCACCATCGTCGGCCTCGCCATGCTGGAGATCTGCCTGCTGGCCGGACCCGCCTTCGCGGTCGGCGCCCGGCGCTCGCGCCGCCAGCTCGGCCTGGTCGGCGCCAACGGCGGTGACCGGCGGCACATCCGGGCCATCGTGCTCTCCGGCGGACTCGTCATCGGCGCCGCGGCGGCCGTCATCGGCACCGTCATCGGCATCGCCCTCACCGTCGGGCTCCGCCCGGTGCTGGAGGACACGATCGGCAAGCGGTTCGGCAGCTTCGACGTCCGCCCGCTGGAACTCCTCGCCATCGGCCTGCTCGCCATCCTGACAGGCCTGCTGGCCGCCATCGTCCCGGCCGTCAACGCTTCCCGGCAGACCGTGCTGGCCTCCCTCACCGGCCGCCGCGGCGTGCGCCGGGCCAACCGGGTGCTGCCCGTGCTCGGCCTGATCGCCATCGCGGGCGGGGCCGCCATCGCCCTGTTCGGCTCGGTCTCCGAGATGGGCTCCACCGTCGTCGCGGGCGGCAGCGCCATCGCCGAGCTCGGCGTCGTCGCCCTCACCCCCACCCTGGTCGGCCTGTTCGGCCGCGCCGGCCGGTGGCTGCCGCTGTCGCCCCGCCTGGCGCTGCGCGACGCCGTCCGCAACCGGGGGCGTACCGCGCCGGCCGTGGCCGCCGTCCTGGCCGCCGTCGCCGGCACCGTCGCCGTGGCCACCTACCAGCACAGCAGGGAGATCCAGGCGCGGCACGAGTACGTCGCCCAGCTCCCGTACGGCGCCGGCCTGATCGAGAGCAACGAGTTCACCGCGTACCGGGACGTGCCCGCGGTGCGCGAGACCCTGTCGAAGGAACTCCCGCTGGCCGTACGGGCCGACGTGGACCGGCTCGTCGTCGGCAAGCCGGGCTGCTCCCCGTACGGGGACGACGCGGAGTGCGGGATGGCCGAGGTCATCATCCCGAAGGAGCAGCGCTGCCCCCTCTACTCGGCCGTGAACGGACCGGAATCGTTCTCCCTGGCCGAACGGAAGAAGCTGCGGGCCGACTGGCGGTGCCAGTACGACCGCTTCGGCGTCCAGTACTCCCTGGTCGTCGCCGACGCGAAGCTGATGACCGTCCTCGGCGTCGAGGACCCGGGCGCCGCGGCCGCGCTGAAGGCGGGCAAGGCCGTCTCCTTCAAGAAGCAGAACGTGCGCGACGACAAGGTCACCGTGCGGCTGTTCAAGGGCCGGGGCGAGTCCGCCCCCGGCGCCGCGCCCGATGAGCCGCCGCCCGGCAAGGACAAGGTCTTCGCCGCGTACCAGGTGCCCGAATCGGTGAAGGGCTACGGCGTGGAGCTGGTGCTGCCGCCCGCGGCCGCGAAGAGCGCCGGCATCGCCACCGTCCCCTTCGGCTCGTACTTCACCCTCGACGGGGGCGCGAGCTCCGAGCAGCGCCAGCGCCTCGAGGGGGCCCTGGACAAGCTCGGCGTGGACACGAGCGTCCGGATCGAGAAGGGCTACGAGGGCGACGACAGCCTGGTCATGCTCGTCCTGACCGTCTTCGCGGGCCTCGTCACCATCGGCGCGGCCGGCATCGCCACCGGCCTGGCCCAGGCGGACGCCGAAGGCGACCTGAAGACCCTGGCGGCGGTCGGCGCACCGCCGCGGGTGCGGCGCACGCTCAGCGGCTTCCAGTGCGGGGTGGTCGCCCTGATGGGTGTGGTCCTCGGCTCGGCGGCCGGGATCCTGCCCGCGGTCGGGCTCCGGCTCACCGAACGGCGGGCCGCGGCCGACCTGGTCCGCAACGGCATCGAGAACGGCTACGAGGCGGCCACCGAGGCCATCCCGTACATCCCGATCGCGGTGCCCTGGACCACGCTGGGCGGGCTGCTGATCGTGGTCCCGGTGGGCGCGGCCCTGCTGGCGGCCCTGGTCACCCGGTCGAGCGGAGCGCTGGCCCGCCGCGAGGTCTGA
- a CDS encoding molybdopterin molybdotransferase MoeA, translating to MTTDPGTDADRALDQALALVSRAPRPDAANSANGTGTGGGASGGHRAATWLRARETATRAGAAVRGRTHRVPLAAALGEVLAEPLDALGDLPSFDTSAMDGWAVAGPGPWTVRPGESALAGSERPAPLADGEAVRIATGARIPADTTAVIRSEHSRESGTLLYAERPVATGQDIRPRGQECRSGDLLLPAGSLVTPAVLGLAAAAGYDELTTRPRPRVEILVLGDELLTEGPPHDGLIRDALSPMLGPWLTRLGAEVVTVRRLGDDPAGAAALLAAVTDSTADVVITTGGTASGPVDHVHPVLARAGAELLVDGVAVRPGHPMLLARLGDGPDSRHLVGLPGNPLAAVSGLLTLAEPLLRALAGRRPRPRYVVPVEGDVPGHPHDTRLVPVLLTEDHAVPLRYNGPAMLRGVAAADALAVVPPNGARSGQELEILDLPWASGGCFT from the coding sequence ATGACCACCGACCCCGGCACCGACGCCGACCGCGCCCTCGACCAGGCCCTCGCGCTGGTCAGCCGCGCCCCCCGCCCCGACGCCGCCAACTCCGCCAACGGCACCGGCACCGGCGGCGGCGCCTCCGGCGGCCACCGCGCCGCGACCTGGCTCCGGGCCCGGGAGACCGCGACCCGCGCCGGTGCGGCCGTCCGCGGCCGCACCCACCGGGTCCCCCTGGCGGCCGCCCTGGGCGAGGTGCTGGCCGAGCCGCTCGACGCCCTGGGCGACCTGCCGTCCTTCGACACCTCCGCGATGGACGGCTGGGCCGTCGCCGGGCCCGGCCCCTGGACCGTCCGCCCCGGCGAGAGCGCGCTGGCCGGGAGCGAGCGCCCCGCGCCCCTCGCGGACGGCGAGGCCGTACGGATCGCCACCGGTGCCCGGATCCCCGCGGACACCACCGCCGTGATCCGCAGCGAGCACTCCCGCGAGTCCGGCACCCTGCTGTACGCCGAGCGGCCCGTCGCCACCGGCCAGGACATCCGCCCGCGCGGCCAGGAGTGCCGCTCCGGCGACCTCCTGCTGCCGGCGGGCTCTCTGGTGACCCCGGCCGTCCTCGGTCTCGCCGCGGCCGCCGGGTACGACGAGCTGACCACCCGCCCCCGGCCGCGCGTGGAGATCCTGGTCCTCGGCGACGAGCTGCTCACCGAAGGTCCCCCGCACGACGGCCTGATCCGCGACGCGCTGAGCCCGATGCTGGGCCCCTGGCTGACCCGGCTCGGCGCCGAAGTCGTCACCGTCCGGCGGCTCGGCGACGACCCGGCGGGCGCAGCGGCGCTGCTGGCGGCCGTCACCGACTCCACCGCCGACGTGGTCATCACCACCGGCGGCACCGCCTCCGGCCCCGTCGACCACGTCCACCCCGTGCTCGCCAGGGCCGGCGCCGAACTGCTCGTCGACGGGGTCGCCGTACGCCCCGGGCACCCGATGCTGCTGGCCCGCCTCGGCGACGGCCCCGACAGCCGTCACCTGGTGGGCCTGCCCGGCAACCCGCTGGCCGCCGTCTCCGGGCTGCTCACCCTCGCCGAACCGCTGCTGCGGGCCCTCGCCGGACGGCGTCCGCGCCCCCGGTACGTGGTGCCCGTGGAGGGCGACGTACCGGGTCACCCGCACGACACCCGGCTCGTACCGGTCCTGCTGACCGAGGACCACGCCGTACCGCTGCGCTACAACGGCCCGGCGATGCTGCGCGGCGTGGCCGCCGCGGACGCGCTGGCCGTCGTGCCCCCGAACGGGGCGCGATCCGGACAGGAGTTGGAGATCCTCGATCTCCCGTGGGCCTCGGGGGGATGTTTCACGTGA
- a CDS encoding bacterial proteasome activator family protein: MEMPRSERSQDSPPPGLIVGQDGMPVGGADDESREVPVTEMVEQPAKVMRIGSMIKQLLEEVRAAPLDEASRVRLKDIHAASVKELEDGLAPELVEELERLSLPFTEEAIPSEAELRIAQAQLVGWLEGLFHGIQTALFAQQMAARAQLEQMRRALPPGSSHEDDEDGPHGAIRSGPYL; encoded by the coding sequence ATGGAGATGCCGAGGAGTGAACGGTCGCAGGACAGCCCCCCGCCCGGCCTGATCGTGGGGCAGGACGGGATGCCGGTCGGCGGCGCCGATGACGAGTCGCGCGAGGTCCCGGTGACGGAGATGGTCGAACAGCCCGCCAAGGTCATGCGGATCGGCAGCATGATCAAGCAACTCCTGGAAGAGGTACGCGCCGCACCTCTGGACGAGGCCAGCCGGGTCCGTCTCAAGGACATTCACGCAGCGTCGGTGAAGGAGCTGGAAGACGGCCTGGCTCCCGAGCTGGTGGAGGAACTGGAGCGGCTCTCCCTCCCCTTCACAGAAGAGGCGATCCCCTCCGAAGCGGAACTGCGGATCGCCCAGGCGCAGTTGGTGGGCTGGCTGGAAGGCCTGTTCCACGGCATCCAGACGGCCCTGTTCGCGCAGCAGATGGCGGCGCGGGCCCAGCTGGAACAGATGCGCCGCGCCCTCCCGCCGGGCTCCTCCCACGAGGACGACGAGGACGGCCCCCACGGCGCCATCCGCTCGGGCCCCTACCTCTAA
- a CDS encoding Stk1 family PASTA domain-containing Ser/Thr kinase, translating into MSQDGTQGQYAGGSLAGGRYQLRDLLGEGGMASVYLAYDSALDRQVAIKTLHSELGREQSFRERFRREAQAVAKLSHTNIVSVFDTGEGVVSFANPSMADGAVMPYIVMEYVEGQPLGSVLHGDITQYGAMPADKALKVTADVLAALESSHEMGLVHRDIKPGNVMMTRRGVVKVMDFGIARAMQSGVTSMTQTGMVVGTPQYLSPEQALGRAVDARSDLYSVGIMLFELLTGRVPFVSDSALGMAYAHVQEEPVAPSSINRAVTPAMDALVARALKKNPNERFPTAAAMLDEVARVASAGHAGAPVIVPGSHPTNSGAGLGSAVFPPVDSALQAPPHSVQQPYQAPHTPVPSAYAPTPPPGPQAGAYGYPQQHQQHQQQPSHFQPQAQTPAPYSASTPPPYTLSPQGGQGGQGGQGPAAGARKKNTPVVVGAVVVALLAIGGLIAALDLGGDDKDKAGPTPPGSSTSASASASGPAKAGHKGPDLSRTIAESKCKEAPKHHTQVGKVTAPDFRYMNEVSVKACIRAAGWKYDPKPKDEAIYGEGTVVEQYPADGEAIDPKETTFTLYISTGDPE; encoded by the coding sequence ATGAGCCAGGACGGCACTCAGGGCCAGTACGCAGGCGGCTCTCTGGCCGGTGGCCGTTACCAGCTAAGGGACTTGCTCGGCGAGGGAGGCATGGCCTCCGTTTATCTCGCGTACGACTCGGCACTCGACCGCCAGGTCGCCATCAAGACCCTGCACAGCGAGCTCGGGCGCGAGCAGTCCTTCCGCGAACGCTTCCGCCGCGAGGCGCAGGCTGTAGCGAAACTGTCGCACACCAACATCGTCTCGGTATTCGACACCGGTGAGGGCGTCGTCTCCTTCGCGAACCCCTCGATGGCCGACGGCGCGGTGATGCCGTACATCGTCATGGAGTACGTCGAGGGGCAGCCGCTCGGCTCCGTCCTGCACGGCGACATCACGCAGTACGGGGCCATGCCGGCCGACAAGGCGCTGAAGGTGACGGCCGACGTGCTGGCCGCCCTGGAGAGCAGCCACGAGATGGGGCTGGTCCACCGCGACATCAAGCCGGGCAACGTCATGATGACGCGGCGCGGAGTGGTGAAGGTCATGGACTTCGGCATCGCGCGGGCCATGCAGTCGGGGGTCACCTCGATGACGCAGACCGGCATGGTCGTCGGGACCCCTCAGTACCTCTCCCCCGAGCAGGCGCTCGGGCGGGCCGTGGACGCACGCTCCGACCTGTACTCGGTGGGCATCATGCTCTTCGAGCTGCTGACCGGGCGGGTCCCCTTCGTCTCCGATTCGGCCCTGGGCATGGCGTACGCCCACGTGCAGGAGGAGCCCGTCGCGCCCTCCTCCATCAACCGCGCGGTCACCCCGGCGATGGACGCCCTGGTGGCGCGGGCCCTGAAGAAGAACCCGAACGAGCGTTTCCCCACCGCCGCCGCCATGCTCGACGAGGTCGCGCGGGTGGCGAGCGCCGGGCACGCCGGGGCCCCGGTCATCGTCCCGGGCTCGCACCCGACGAACAGCGGCGCCGGGCTCGGCTCGGCCGTGTTCCCGCCGGTGGACTCCGCCCTGCAGGCGCCGCCGCACTCGGTGCAGCAGCCGTACCAGGCGCCGCACACCCCGGTGCCGTCCGCGTACGCGCCGACGCCGCCGCCGGGGCCGCAGGCCGGGGCGTACGGGTACCCGCAGCAGCACCAGCAGCACCAGCAGCAGCCCTCGCACTTCCAGCCGCAGGCGCAGACCCCGGCCCCGTACTCCGCCTCGACCCCGCCGCCGTACACGCTCTCGCCGCAGGGCGGTCAGGGCGGTCAGGGCGGTCAGGGTCCGGCCGCGGGTGCCCGGAAGAAGAACACCCCGGTCGTGGTGGGCGCCGTCGTGGTGGCGCTGCTGGCCATCGGCGGGCTGATCGCCGCGCTGGACCTCGGCGGGGACGACAAGGACAAGGCGGGGCCGACGCCGCCGGGCTCCTCCACCTCGGCGTCCGCCTCGGCATCCGGCCCCGCGAAGGCCGGGCACAAGGGGCCGGACCTCTCGCGGACGATCGCGGAGTCCAAGTGCAAGGAGGCACCGAAGCACCACACCCAGGTCGGAAAGGTGACGGCGCCGGACTTCCGGTACATGAACGAGGTCTCGGTGAAGGCGTGCATCCGGGCCGCCGGCTGGAAGTACGACCCGAAGCCCAAGGACGAGGCGATCTACGGCGAGGGGACCGTCGTGGAGCAGTACCCCGCCGACGGTGAGGCCATCGACCCGAAGGAAACCACCTTCACCCTGTACATCTCGACCGGCGACCCGGAGTGA
- a CDS encoding ABC transporter ATP-binding protein, producing MPDQPVLQLDQLVRIHGSGATEVHALRGINLSVYPGELVAVMGPSGSGKSTLLTLAGGLDTPSSGKVIVEGTDITTASRKQLAALRRRSIGYVFQDYNLIPALTAAENVALPLELDGVSARKARVSALSALEEMNLGQLADRFPDEMSGGQQQRVAIARALVGDRRLVLADEPTGALDSETGESVLALLRSRCDAGAAGILVTHEPRFAAWADRVVFLRDGSVVDETLRSQADSLLSGQAAAQ from the coding sequence ATGCCCGACCAGCCCGTATTGCAGCTGGACCAGCTCGTCCGCATCCACGGCAGCGGCGCCACCGAGGTGCACGCCCTGCGCGGGATCAACCTCTCCGTGTACCCCGGCGAACTCGTCGCCGTCATGGGCCCCTCCGGGTCCGGCAAGTCCACGCTGCTGACCCTCGCCGGCGGACTCGACACCCCGAGCAGCGGCAAGGTGATCGTCGAAGGCACGGACATCACCACCGCGAGCCGCAAGCAGCTGGCCGCCCTGCGCCGCCGCAGCATCGGGTACGTCTTCCAGGACTACAACCTGATCCCGGCCCTCACCGCCGCCGAGAACGTCGCCCTGCCGCTCGAACTCGACGGAGTCTCCGCCCGCAAGGCCCGCGTCTCGGCGCTCTCGGCCCTGGAGGAGATGAACCTCGGGCAGCTCGCCGACCGCTTCCCCGACGAGATGTCCGGCGGCCAGCAGCAGCGCGTGGCCATCGCCCGCGCACTGGTCGGCGACCGCCGCCTGGTCCTCGCCGACGAGCCGACCGGCGCCCTGGACTCCGAGACCGGTGAATCCGTACTCGCCCTGCTGCGCTCGCGCTGCGACGCCGGTGCGGCCGGGATCCTGGTCACCCACGAGCCGCGCTTCGCGGCGTGGGCCGACCGCGTGGTGTTCCTGCGCGACGGCAGCGTCGTCGACGAGACCCTGCGCAGCCAGGCCGACTCCCTGCTCTCCGGGCAGGCGGCCGCTCAGTGA